One region of Proteiniborus sp. DW1 genomic DNA includes:
- a CDS encoding Fe-S-containing hydro-lyase yields the protein MTIKSINTPLTKDVLGELRAGDVVSLTGTIYTGRDAAHKRLMETIKNKEELPFDIKDAVIFYVGPTPAKPGKVIGAAGPTTSYRMDSMTVPLLELGLSGMIGKGLRSDEVIEGMKKYGAVYFAAVGGAGALIASSVKESEVVAYDDLGTEAIRKLRVENMPLIVCIDTYGNNLYENNK from the coding sequence ATGACTATAAAATCGATAAACACTCCACTAACTAAGGATGTGTTAGGAGAACTTAGAGCTGGTGATGTAGTCTCTCTAACAGGTACAATTTATACAGGAAGGGACGCTGCTCATAAACGCTTAATGGAAACAATAAAAAACAAGGAAGAACTTCCATTTGATATAAAAGATGCAGTGATTTTTTATGTTGGCCCGACTCCTGCAAAGCCTGGAAAGGTTATAGGTGCTGCTGGTCCTACAACTAGCTATAGAATGGATAGTATGACTGTTCCCCTACTAGAACTAGGATTATCGGGCATGATTGGAAAGGGATTAAGAAGTGATGAAGTTATTGAAGGCATGAAAAAGTATGGAGCAGTATACTTTGCAGCAGTAGGTGGTGCAGGTGCTTTAATAGCAAGCTCTGTTAAGGAATCAGAAGTAGTAGCCTATGATGATTTAGGTACAGAGGCCATCAGAAAATTAAGAGTGGAAAATATGCCTTTAATAGTATGTATAGATACTTACGGAAACAATCTATATGAAAATAACAAATAG
- a CDS encoding Rid family detoxifying hydrolase gives MSRKAFNAKDAVAVGPYSHAVESGDTVYFSGQTPIDSNTGKLVEGSITEQTEQCFKNLFSVLEAAGLTPDDVVKVNVFLTNMDNFSAMNQVYERQFSSPYPARTTIGVASLPLGAQVEIEMIARKK, from the coding sequence ATGTCACGGAAAGCATTTAATGCTAAGGATGCAGTAGCCGTTGGTCCATACTCACATGCAGTAGAATCAGGAGATACAGTTTATTTTTCAGGACAAACTCCTATAGACTCAAATACAGGCAAGCTCGTAGAAGGTAGTATTACGGAGCAAACTGAGCAGTGCTTTAAAAATCTGTTTAGCGTACTTGAAGCTGCAGGGCTTACCCCTGATGATGTGGTTAAGGTAAATGTATTTCTTACAAATATGGATAACTTTTCTGCAATGAACCAGGTATATGAAAGACAATTTTCAAGCCCATATCCTGCAAGAACTACAATAGGAGTTGCGTCGTTGCCATTAGGAGCACAGGTTGAAATAGAAATGATTGCTAGGAAAAAGTAG
- a CDS encoding pitrilysin family protein, translating into MNKQFFDWKDQILDNGLRVVSIKKDTELCSIHLGIDVGAVNEEENEKGLCHFIEHMLFKGTKTRTNIDIDQDLEDRAGSYNAYTTYTSTVFSITALLQELEKSLEILSDMVINSTFPSKEIEKERGVILAEFRSGYDDVEHYSYSRVNSVGFEKSPLRYDILGKESIIKNVTREKIVSFYEQYYIPNNTVISIVSSLAHEEVIEMVKKYFSLWKRKVLKKKKILTEKNRSIEVISYKKEIEQNTIVYLYTFYDLTRDEELALEILNHKLGKSANSILFRALREDKGISYDVYSEIDVTDYIKTLYIYCSASEDDILEAKETIDNCIKNIVNKHIVIDERNISLMKKAMKTGIASILEDSEGLCNYVLHQMLMNRRIDGFSEDLEALNNIKAEDVYKVAGKVLNGATIHMLLNKR; encoded by the coding sequence ATGAATAAACAATTTTTTGATTGGAAGGATCAAATCCTAGATAATGGCTTAAGGGTAGTCTCTATAAAAAAAGATACAGAGCTTTGTTCTATTCACTTAGGAATTGATGTAGGTGCTGTTAATGAAGAGGAGAATGAAAAGGGACTTTGTCATTTTATTGAGCATATGCTTTTTAAAGGAACCAAAACAAGAACTAATATTGATATAGATCAAGATTTAGAAGATAGGGCAGGTTCATATAATGCTTATACAACATATACATCTACTGTTTTTTCAATAACTGCACTTCTTCAGGAGTTAGAAAAATCCTTGGAGATATTATCAGATATGGTAATAAACTCTACTTTTCCTTCCAAAGAAATAGAAAAAGAAAGAGGAGTTATCCTAGCAGAGTTTAGAAGTGGTTATGATGATGTAGAGCATTATAGTTATAGTAGGGTAAATAGTGTAGGTTTCGAGAAAAGCCCACTAAGATATGATATATTAGGTAAAGAAAGTATCATTAAAAATGTTACTAGAGAAAAAATAGTATCTTTTTATGAACAGTACTATATTCCCAATAATACTGTAATAAGCATAGTGTCTTCATTAGCTCATGAGGAAGTTATTGAAATGGTTAAGAAGTATTTTAGTTTATGGAAAAGGAAAGTACTAAAAAAGAAAAAGATATTAACTGAAAAGAACCGAAGTATAGAGGTTATCTCATATAAAAAAGAGATAGAGCAGAATACCATTGTGTACCTATACACCTTTTATGACCTAACTAGAGATGAAGAACTTGCACTAGAGATTCTTAACCATAAGCTTGGTAAAAGCGCAAACTCCATTCTTTTTAGGGCTTTAAGAGAAGATAAAGGAATATCTTATGATGTTTATTCAGAAATAGATGTAACTGATTATATAAAAACCTTATATATTTATTGTTCTGCATCTGAGGATGATATTTTGGAGGCTAAAGAAACGATAGATAATTGTATTAAAAACATTGTAAACAAGCATATAGTCATAGATGAGAGAAACATAAGTCTAATGAAAAAAGCTATGAAAACTGGAATAGCATCAATTCTTGAGGACTCAGAAGGTTTGTGCAACTATGTACTCCACCAGATGCTAATGAATAGAAGGATAGATGGCTTTTCAGAGGATTTAGAGGCCTTAAATAATATAAAAGCAGAAGATGTATATAAAGTAGCTGGAAAAGTTTTAAATGGAGCTACTATTCACATGCTACTCAATAAAAGATAA
- a CDS encoding fumarate hydratase encodes MREIDVNIIQKLVAEKCISSNIFIEEDIMNAFKEAKEKESSTVGNMILDMLIKNAEVAKEEAIPLCQDTGMVVAFVEVGQEVHFVNGNVTDAINKGVIDGYRDGYLRKSVVDDPLLRNNTKNNSPAVIYYNIVPGDKVKIELMFKGFGSENMSQVKMLKPSDGEEGVFDFVIKAVKDAGPNPCPPIIVGVGIGGTMDKAANLAKYSLIRPIGSRNKLEHLARLEERLLEKINTLGIGPQGLGGVTTALDVHIESYPTHIAGLPVAVNINCHSSRHSTIVL; translated from the coding sequence TTGCGAGAAATAGATGTAAATATCATACAAAAGCTAGTAGCAGAGAAATGTATATCTTCTAATATTTTCATAGAAGAAGACATAATGAATGCTTTTAAAGAGGCTAAAGAAAAAGAAAGCTCCACCGTTGGAAATATGATATTGGATATGTTAATTAAGAATGCAGAAGTAGCCAAGGAAGAGGCTATACCTTTATGTCAGGATACAGGAATGGTGGTAGCCTTTGTAGAGGTTGGACAAGAAGTTCATTTTGTAAATGGAAATGTAACTGATGCCATAAATAAAGGTGTAATTGATGGTTATAGAGATGGTTACTTAAGAAAATCAGTTGTAGATGATCCACTTCTTAGAAATAATACTAAAAATAATTCGCCAGCAGTTATTTACTACAATATAGTGCCAGGAGATAAAGTTAAAATAGAGCTTATGTTCAAGGGCTTTGGCAGTGAGAACATGAGTCAAGTTAAAATGCTCAAGCCTTCAGATGGAGAAGAAGGAGTATTTGATTTTGTAATAAAGGCAGTTAAAGATGCAGGACCAAATCCTTGTCCACCTATTATAGTAGGGGTAGGCATAGGAGGTACTATGGATAAGGCTGCTAATTTAGCAAAATATTCATTAATTAGGCCGATTGGATCTAGGAACAAGTTAGAACATCTTGCAAGACTAGAAGAAAGACTACTAGAGAAAATAAATACATTAGGAATAGGTCCGCAGGGTTTAGGAGGAGTTACTACTGCATTAGACGTGCATATTGAGTCCTATCCTACACATATTGCTGGGCTTCCAGTAGCAGTAAATATTAACTGCCATTCTTCTAGACATAGTACCATAGTTTTATAA
- a CDS encoding DUF47 family protein: protein MARKKDVNYFDTFVELAEYSCQAANLLNEIVNNFKADELQQRMKEMHTIEHSGDEARHVMIKRLAKEFITPIEREDIMAMADSIDEVTDTIEDVLMCMYMYNVSYVREDALRMTEIVVKCCDALKQMLSEFHNFRKSQTLHNLVVEINNFEEEADKLFMEAIRNLYVTCKDVLEITAWDKIYNYLEKCCDVCENVSSVVESVIMKNS, encoded by the coding sequence CTTGTCAAGCTGCAAATTTATTAAACGAAATCGTAAACAACTTTAAAGCAGATGAGCTACAGCAAAGAATGAAAGAAATGCATACTATAGAACATAGTGGAGATGAAGCTAGGCATGTGATGATAAAAAGGCTTGCAAAAGAGTTCATCACTCCAATAGAGCGTGAGGATATTATGGCTATGGCAGATTCTATAGATGAAGTAACAGATACTATTGAAGATGTTTTAATGTGTATGTATATGTATAATGTTTCATATGTGCGCGAAGATGCATTGAGGATGACAGAAATCGTTGTAAAGTGTTGTGATGCTCTTAAACAAATGTTGAGTGAGTTCCATAATTTCAGAAAGTCTCAGACATTACATAATCTAGTTGTGGAAATCAATAATTTTGAGGAAGAAGCAGACAAACTGTTTATGGAAGCAATAAGAAATCTGTATGTAACATGCAAGGATGTTTTAGAAATTACAGCATGGGATAAAATCTACAACTATTTAGAAAAATGTTGCGATGTATGCGAAAATGTTTCTAGTGTAGTAGAAAGTGTGATAATGAAGAATTCATAA
- a CDS encoding aspartate-semialdehyde dehydrogenase: MKKFNVAIVGATGMVGRAFLKILEERKFPINNLYLYASAKSRNKKLKYENKEYIVEELKNSSFNRDIDIALFSAGGEISKKYAPIAKEKGVIVIDNSSAWRMDKDVPLIIPEVNPQDITWHNGIISNPNCSTIQVVVPLKPLHDTYKIKRVVCSTYQAVSGSGVGGINDLENGMKGLEHTKYPHPIAYNCLPHIDIFMENGYTKEERKMIEETKKILNDYTLKITTTTVRVPVKNCHSASVNIEFERSFEIDDIFKILNESKGIIVQDDVKNNIYPMPLTADGTDQVYVGRIRRDFSVENGLNLWVVADNIRKGAATNAVQIAELITKKL, encoded by the coding sequence TTGAAAAAGTTTAATGTAGCTATTGTAGGTGCTACTGGTATGGTGGGTAGAGCATTTCTAAAAATACTTGAAGAAAGAAAATTTCCAATAAATAATTTATACCTTTATGCTTCTGCTAAATCTAGAAACAAAAAATTAAAATATGAAAATAAAGAATATATTGTAGAAGAATTAAAGAATAGTTCATTTAATAGGGATATAGATATTGCACTTTTCTCTGCTGGTGGTGAAATAAGCAAAAAATATGCTCCTATTGCAAAAGAAAAAGGAGTTATTGTAATAGATAACAGTAGTGCATGGAGAATGGATAAGGACGTTCCTCTTATAATACCTGAGGTAAACCCGCAAGATATAACATGGCATAATGGAATTATTTCAAATCCTAATTGTTCCACAATTCAAGTAGTGGTTCCTTTGAAACCACTTCACGACACATATAAGATAAAGAGAGTAGTATGTTCAACTTATCAAGCAGTATCTGGTTCAGGTGTTGGAGGTATTAATGATTTAGAAAATGGAATGAAGGGATTAGAACATACTAAGTATCCTCACCCTATTGCATACAATTGCTTACCTCACATAGATATCTTCATGGAAAATGGCTATACTAAGGAAGAAAGGAAGATGATTGAAGAAACTAAAAAAATATTGAATGATTATACTTTAAAAATAACTACCACAACTGTTAGAGTCCCAGTAAAAAATTGCCATAGTGCTTCTGTAAATATTGAATTTGAAAGAAGCTTTGAAATAGATGATATATTTAAAATCCTAAATGAGAGCAAAGGAATTATAGTCCAGGATGATGTTAAAAATAACATTTATCCAATGCCCTTAACCGCAGATGGAACAGATCAAGTATATGTTGGTAGAATTAGGAGAGATTTTAGTGTTGAAAATGGATTGAATCTTTGGGTAGTTGCTGACAACATCAGAAAAGGTGCTGCTACAAATGCAGTTCAGATAGCTGAATTAATTACAAAAAAACTATAA
- a CDS encoding NADP-dependent malic enzyme, with amino-acid sequence MKDYNELSLQMHRENKGKVSIKSKVKVENKDDLSMAYTPGVAQPCKEIAKCKDKVYEYTFKGNSVAVVSDGTAVLGLGDIGPYGAIPVMEGKSILFKNYADVDAFPICLNTTDIEEIIRTVKLLEPVFGGINLEDIAAPKCFEIERRLDEELDIPVFHDDQHGTAIVVLAGLINGLKLAEKKFKDLEVVINGAGAAGVAIAKLLLSAGVKDVILCDTKGAISKDRQDLNPIKKEMAEITNRSSQNGELKDVIVGKNVFIGVSSANCLTKDMVRTMGDKPMIFAMANPIPEIMPDDAKEAGAFIVGTGRSDFANQINNVLAFPGIFRGALDVRASRITENMKIQAAYGIANVVKEDELSVDMIIPSPFNKEVAVAVAEAVKKAAIEDGVARI; translated from the coding sequence ATGAAAGATTATAATGAATTGTCATTACAAATGCATAGAGAAAACAAAGGTAAAGTTAGTATTAAAAGTAAGGTTAAAGTTGAAAATAAAGATGATTTATCTATGGCATATACACCAGGGGTAGCTCAGCCATGTAAAGAAATAGCGAAGTGTAAAGACAAGGTATATGAATATACATTTAAAGGGAATTCAGTTGCTGTAGTAAGTGATGGTACAGCAGTGTTGGGATTAGGAGATATAGGACCATATGGTGCTATTCCAGTAATGGAAGGGAAGTCAATATTATTTAAAAATTATGCAGATGTAGATGCATTTCCTATATGTTTAAATACTACAGACATAGAAGAAATAATTAGAACAGTAAAACTATTAGAGCCTGTGTTTGGAGGTATAAATTTAGAAGACATAGCTGCACCAAAATGCTTTGAAATAGAAAGAAGATTAGATGAAGAGCTAGATATACCAGTTTTCCATGATGATCAGCATGGAACTGCTATAGTAGTATTAGCAGGACTTATAAATGGATTAAAATTAGCAGAAAAAAAATTTAAAGACTTAGAAGTTGTAATAAATGGAGCTGGGGCAGCAGGTGTTGCAATAGCAAAACTTCTACTAAGTGCTGGTGTAAAGGATGTAATCCTATGTGATACAAAAGGAGCCATATCTAAAGATAGGCAGGACTTAAATCCAATTAAAAAGGAAATGGCTGAAATAACAAACAGAAGTTCACAAAATGGTGAATTAAAGGATGTTATAGTTGGTAAGAATGTTTTTATTGGGGTGTCTTCAGCTAACTGCTTAACTAAAGACATGGTTAGAACAATGGGCGACAAACCAATGATTTTTGCTATGGCAAATCCGATACCAGAGATTATGCCAGATGATGCTAAGGAAGCAGGAGCCTTTATAGTAGGAACAGGAAGATCTGATTTTGCTAATCAAATAAATAATGTTCTAGCATTCCCAGGTATATTCAGAGGTGCTTTAGATGTAAGGGCTAGTAGAATAACTGAGAATATGAAAATTCAAGCAGCATATGGAATTGCAAATGTAGTTAAAGAAGATGAGCTAAGCGTAGATATGATAATACCAAGCCCATTTAATAAGGAAGTAGCTGTGGCAGTTGCAGAAGCAGTTAAGAAAGCAGCTATTGAAGATGGTGTAGCTAGAATATAG
- a CDS encoding cell wall hydrolase yields MKIRKRGIVVLILVIVLILLNITSVFATENYTVLKFRSRGPEVSKLQQTLNNKGFWAGNVDGIFGPRTEKAVIEFQKANKILIDGIAGRQTQSLLYRTSASRGTNSGSSNTDLYWLSRIIHAEAGGEPYRGKVAVGNVVLNRVASSDFPNTIKGVIFEYYKGIPQFSPVEDGTIYNSPSEESIQVAKDALNGVKPVGASTYFFNPDKAAGKWIINNKTYVTRIGGHVFYK; encoded by the coding sequence ATGAAAATACGTAAAAGAGGAATTGTAGTATTAATTTTAGTAATAGTATTAATCTTACTGAACATAACAAGTGTCTTTGCTACTGAAAATTATACAGTTTTAAAGTTTAGGAGCAGGGGGCCAGAAGTATCTAAATTACAACAGACTTTAAATAATAAAGGCTTCTGGGCTGGAAATGTTGATGGTATCTTCGGTCCCAGAACTGAAAAAGCAGTTATTGAGTTTCAAAAAGCTAACAAGATACTCATTGATGGAATTGCAGGTAGACAAACTCAATCATTATTGTATAGAACTTCAGCTTCACGTGGGACAAACTCTGGTAGCAGTAACACAGACTTATATTGGCTTTCTCGTATTATCCATGCAGAAGCTGGTGGGGAGCCATATAGAGGGAAAGTAGCTGTAGGAAATGTTGTCCTAAACAGAGTGGCTTCAAGTGATTTCCCTAACACGATAAAGGGCGTAATATTCGAATACTATAAAGGTATTCCTCAATTTAGCCCAGTAGAAGATGGAACTATCTACAATAGCCCATCGGAAGAAAGTATACAAGTAGCAAAAGATGCTCTAAATGGTGTTAAGCCAGTAGGAGCTTCAACTTACTTTTTCAATCCAGATAAAGCAGCAGGTAAATGGATTATAAATAACAAGACATATGTAACACGTATCGGTGGACACGTGTTTTACAAATAG
- a CDS encoding aspartate ammonia-lyase, which produces MSITDSFTNFREESDSIGTKQVPIDAYYGVQTLRAAENFNITGTRMHEEFINSLALVKKASAITNREVGLLTKKIESAIVQACDEILVGNLHDEFIVDPIQGGAGTSANMNINEVVANRANEMLGGEKGAYDFVHPNDHVNMGQSTNDVIPTAGKITILKLLPKVIRELEKLHAALLEKSLEFNDVIKMGRTQMQDAVPIRLGQEFKAYSSVIKRDIARITKVQEELKVVNMGGTAIGTGVNADDEYFDRVVPNLSLVTGFDFHQAEDLVDSTQNLDCFVSVSSAIKTCAVSLSKISNDLRLMSSGPRTGFGEINLPPKQNGSSIMPGKVNPVIPEVMSQVAFKIIGNDVAITMAAEAGQLELNAFEPLIFFNLFQSIEMLANGINTLTENCIKGITANKERCRDLVENSIGIVTAICPHIGYKKAAEIAKLAMSTGKPIRNIILENNILNESELDAVLDPIHMTEPGISAKFLMENKKIDL; this is translated from the coding sequence ATGAGTATAACAGACAGTTTCACCAATTTTAGAGAAGAAAGCGATTCTATAGGTACGAAACAAGTTCCTATAGATGCATATTACGGTGTCCAAACCTTAAGAGCAGCTGAGAACTTTAATATAACTGGTACTAGAATGCATGAAGAATTCATAAATAGTCTTGCTCTTGTAAAAAAAGCATCTGCAATAACAAATAGAGAAGTTGGATTGCTAACTAAAAAGATTGAAAGTGCAATTGTTCAAGCATGCGATGAAATACTTGTAGGAAATCTTCATGATGAGTTTATTGTTGACCCTATTCAAGGTGGAGCAGGTACTTCTGCTAATATGAATATAAATGAGGTTGTTGCTAACAGAGCTAACGAAATGTTAGGTGGAGAAAAAGGAGCATATGATTTTGTTCATCCAAATGACCATGTGAATATGGGACAATCTACAAACGATGTTATTCCTACTGCAGGTAAAATTACTATTTTAAAGCTACTTCCTAAGGTTATTAGAGAGTTAGAAAAGTTACATGCTGCACTTTTAGAAAAATCATTAGAATTTAATGACGTAATTAAAATGGGAAGAACCCAAATGCAAGATGCTGTACCTATTAGATTAGGTCAAGAATTTAAAGCTTATAGTTCTGTAATAAAAAGAGATATAGCTAGAATTACTAAGGTTCAAGAAGAACTTAAAGTTGTAAATATGGGTGGAACTGCAATAGGTACAGGTGTAAATGCTGATGATGAGTATTTTGACAGAGTAGTACCTAACCTTAGTTTAGTCACTGGCTTTGATTTTCACCAAGCAGAAGACTTAGTAGATTCAACACAAAACTTAGATTGCTTTGTATCTGTTTCCTCTGCTATTAAAACATGTGCTGTTAGCTTATCTAAAATTTCAAATGACCTTAGGCTTATGTCATCTGGACCAAGAACTGGCTTTGGTGAAATTAATCTTCCACCAAAACAAAATGGTTCTTCCATAATGCCAGGCAAGGTTAATCCTGTTATTCCAGAGGTTATGAGTCAAGTAGCATTTAAGATTATAGGTAATGACGTTGCAATAACTATGGCTGCAGAAGCAGGACAATTAGAGTTAAATGCTTTTGAACCATTAATTTTCTTCAATCTGTTCCAATCTATAGAAATGCTAGCTAACGGAATAAACACACTCACTGAAAATTGTATTAAGGGAATTACTGCAAACAAGGAAAGATGTAGAGACTTAGTTGAAAATAGTATTGGAATTGTCACTGCTATTTGTCCACATATAGGATATAAAAAAGCTGCAGAAATTGCAAAATTAGCAATGAGTACTGGTAAACCTATAAGAAATATTATATTAGAAAATAATATTTTAAATGAATCAGAGCTAGATGCTGTATTAGACCCAATACATATGACAGAGCCAGGAATATCAGCAAAATTCTTAATGGAAAATAAAAAAATCGACCTATAA